The Pseudomonadota bacterium DNA window TCGATTTGATGAAACCGTCTTGGGTGGCGGCGAATTTCTCAAACGCGCCAAGGGCGTTTTGGTGTTTCCGAAAGTTATCAAAGCCGGCATGGGCGTTGGCGGCGAATATGGCGAAGGCGCCTTGCGAGTCGACGGCAAAACCGTCGACTATTACAACACCGCCTCGGCGTCTATCGGGTTTCAGTTGGGCGCGCAAACCAAGACCCTCATCATCGTTTTTCTGAGCGACGCCGCACTTCGGGATTTCCGCAACAGCGAGGGTTGGCGAGCCGGTGTGGATGGC harbors:
- a CDS encoding YSC84-related protein, whose amino-acid sequence is MQRESWLRQIGFAVAIVVGGFGLPSPAYAASAEEIDIGVDAALVRFDETVLGGGEFLKRAKGVLVFPKVIKAGMGVGGEYGEGALRVDGKTVDYYNTASASIGFQLGAQTKTLIIVFLSDAALRDFRNSEGWRAGVDGSIAIAEWGAGEDISTATIKDPVIGFVFGNKGLMYNLTLEGSKFTKIAR